The following are encoded in a window of Kitasatospora sp. NBC_01250 genomic DNA:
- a CDS encoding AfsR/SARP family transcriptional regulator, translating into MRIGVLGPLQVLCGTHGQAIEVGGARLRALLIRLALDPGRLVLGDRLVEDLWEQRPPADPAGALQSLVSRLRRVLDADPQTGRAAIGSHPLGYRLDLPPECVDAWTFEREVTHGRTALEAGEFARAAQVLHAALSLWRGDPLADAGGAGFTLGPVARLHEMRLAAVEDRADAVLASAGSPGPDAGEAATMPGLIAELTELRAAHPLRERLAVRLMRALHADGQRAAALAVHDRTRRELAEQLGTDPGPELRDVHLGVLRGLLTNSRGHSGAPAADGRPARRPEAGGGRTDPPTRLPARLTSFVGREEEVREVRRLLGEHRLVTLTGPGGVGKTRLALEALEALEAKEAKEAGGTGIRGGVRVADLASVTGPGGLAAAVLSAVCRPAAGVLAGGLAAADSAGDPLERIVQALTAGPVLLLDNCEHVVEEAAGFVQRLLSAAPRVRVLATSREPLGVIGEALCHVRPLSVPGPDAGPEKAGTHAAVILFADRASAVSPGFVIDHESARHVVRLCRELDGLPLAIELAAARLRSLTTAQLADRLDDRLRLLAQGTRTALPRHRTLRAVIDWSWALLTPDEQVLLRRLSVFSGGAGPGEVHRVCARHWPQDGRPDEAAVQDLLAALVDKSLVVVTADGAGLIGTGTTGTAAATGRGTAAGPGTAAGPGTGTGTGTGTGTAGDVRYRLLETVREYAADRLAEAGEDGSAGQAHTDCFLELAEAAEPRLRTADQLARLARLDAEQGNLDAALGRAMRAAAAAGAGAGNGIGIGAAERALRLTAALVWPWLMRGQGHRAGERAAEALRACGYTPPPGSERAHAICVIVAQLTLPSRDDGSDTGGRVDGGDAGGTGADAARAFGQALVAAQRFEHPVALGAALFLAASGPPNEVAEAARRFCTHRDPWTAALAHLVLGRIELSGGRIERAERCLRSSLLRFRGIGDRWGLALALVTLAGLLSVTGEAAEAMAALEEARGHDAAAGGLGDSPVLLVLSGQLRARGGDLSGARADLEQAREVATGRRDTQLLLASQYAIGELARRAGDFEDALKCQQAAVESLPQLTAVGTGAAQQVQLSALLHTSLGRIRLRRDGPHQALRWHLRALELAADCDDHPVRATALEGFAEYCLARGEAERAVAALGAAHALRGTHDAGDPELRRLLDGCAAALDATAYTAAWNRGRALPRPESLAAG; encoded by the coding sequence GTGCGCATCGGGGTGCTGGGTCCGCTTCAGGTCCTGTGCGGTACGCACGGCCAGGCGATCGAGGTCGGCGGAGCCCGGCTGCGTGCACTGCTGATCCGGCTCGCACTCGACCCGGGGCGGCTGGTGCTCGGCGACCGGCTGGTCGAGGACCTCTGGGAGCAGCGGCCGCCGGCCGACCCCGCAGGGGCACTGCAGTCCCTGGTCTCCCGACTGCGGCGCGTCCTGGACGCCGACCCGCAGACCGGCCGGGCGGCGATCGGTTCGCACCCTCTGGGCTACCGGCTCGACCTCCCACCGGAATGCGTGGATGCCTGGACGTTCGAGCGGGAGGTGACGCACGGGCGCACCGCGCTCGAGGCCGGGGAATTCGCACGGGCCGCACAGGTGCTCCACGCAGCGCTCTCGCTCTGGCGCGGGGACCCGCTAGCGGATGCCGGCGGCGCGGGGTTCACCCTGGGCCCGGTGGCCCGGCTGCACGAGATGCGGCTGGCCGCGGTCGAGGACCGGGCGGATGCCGTACTCGCGTCGGCCGGGTCGCCGGGCCCGGACGCCGGCGAGGCCGCAACGATGCCCGGGCTGATCGCCGAGTTGACCGAGCTGCGCGCGGCCCATCCGCTACGGGAGCGGCTGGCGGTGCGACTGATGCGGGCGCTGCACGCGGACGGGCAGCGGGCCGCCGCGCTGGCGGTCCACGACCGCACCCGTCGCGAGCTCGCGGAGCAGCTCGGCACGGACCCGGGTCCTGAGTTGCGTGATGTCCACCTGGGCGTGCTGCGCGGCCTGCTGACGAACAGCAGGGGGCACAGCGGCGCCCCGGCCGCGGACGGTCGCCCCGCCCGCCGGCCGGAGGCGGGCGGCGGGCGGACCGACCCCCCGACCCGGCTGCCGGCCCGGTTGACCAGCTTCGTCGGCCGGGAGGAGGAGGTGCGCGAGGTCCGGCGACTGCTCGGCGAGCACCGGCTGGTCACCCTGACGGGACCGGGCGGCGTGGGCAAGACCAGGCTTGCCCTGGAGGCCCTGGAGGCCCTGGAGGCCAAGGAGGCCAAGGAGGCAGGTGGGACGGGTATCCGCGGCGGGGTGCGGGTGGCCGACCTGGCGTCCGTCACCGGGCCCGGTGGACTCGCGGCGGCGGTGCTGAGCGCAGTCTGCCGCCCGGCGGCCGGAGTGCTGGCCGGCGGGCTGGCGGCCGCGGACAGCGCGGGGGACCCGCTCGAACGGATCGTCCAAGCCCTGACGGCAGGCCCGGTCCTGCTGCTGGACAACTGCGAGCACGTGGTGGAGGAGGCCGCCGGCTTCGTCCAGCGGCTGCTGAGCGCCGCGCCGCGGGTCCGGGTGCTGGCCACCAGCCGGGAGCCGCTGGGCGTCATCGGAGAGGCGCTGTGCCACGTTCGCCCGCTCTCCGTCCCCGGGCCCGACGCCGGGCCCGAGAAGGCCGGTACCCATGCCGCCGTGATCCTGTTCGCCGACCGTGCGTCGGCCGTCAGCCCCGGCTTCGTGATCGATCACGAGAGCGCTCGGCACGTGGTGAGGCTCTGCCGTGAACTGGACGGCCTTCCGCTCGCCATCGAGCTGGCGGCGGCCCGGCTGCGTTCGCTGACCACCGCGCAGCTGGCGGACCGGCTCGACGACCGCCTGCGGCTGCTCGCCCAGGGCACTCGCACCGCGCTCCCCAGGCACCGTACGCTGCGCGCCGTCATCGACTGGAGCTGGGCGCTGCTGACGCCGGACGAGCAGGTGCTGCTACGGCGGCTGTCCGTGTTCTCGGGCGGGGCGGGGCCCGGCGAGGTGCACCGGGTGTGCGCGCGGCACTGGCCGCAGGACGGCCGCCCTGACGAGGCCGCGGTGCAGGACCTGCTGGCCGCGCTGGTGGACAAGTCGCTGGTGGTGGTCACGGCCGACGGCGCGGGCCTGATCGGTACGGGTACCACGGGCACGGCCGCGGCCACGGGCCGAGGCACGGCCGCGGGCCCAGGCACAGCCGCGGGCCCAGGCACGGGCACGGGCACGGGCACGGGCACGGGCACGGCGGGCGACGTGCGGTACCGGCTGCTGGAAACGGTTCGTGAGTACGCCGCCGACCGGCTCGCGGAGGCCGGCGAGGACGGGAGCGCCGGGCAGGCGCACACCGACTGCTTCCTCGAGCTCGCCGAGGCCGCCGAGCCCCGGCTGCGCACTGCGGACCAACTGGCCCGGCTCGCCCGGCTCGACGCCGAACAGGGCAACCTGGACGCCGCGCTGGGCCGCGCGATGCGCGCGGCCGCCGCTGCAGGGGCCGGGGCCGGGAACGGGATCGGGATCGGGGCGGCCGAGCGGGCGCTGCGGCTGACCGCGGCGCTGGTATGGCCGTGGCTGATGCGTGGTCAGGGACATCGTGCCGGGGAACGGGCGGCCGAGGCCCTGCGCGCCTGCGGGTACACGCCGCCGCCCGGTTCCGAGCGAGCCCACGCGATCTGCGTGATCGTCGCACAGCTCACCCTGCCGTCGCGCGATGACGGCAGCGACACCGGTGGCCGAGTCGATGGCGGCGACGCCGGCGGCACCGGGGCCGATGCGGCACGGGCTTTCGGGCAGGCGCTGGTGGCGGCGCAGCGGTTCGAGCACCCCGTCGCGCTGGGTGCGGCCCTCTTCCTCGCGGCGAGCGGCCCACCGAACGAGGTGGCCGAGGCGGCCCGGCGGTTCTGCACGCACCGCGACCCGTGGACCGCGGCCCTCGCGCACCTGGTCCTCGGCCGGATCGAGCTCAGTGGTGGCCGGATCGAGCGGGCCGAGCGCTGCCTGCGGAGCTCGCTGCTGAGGTTCCGCGGCATCGGTGACCGGTGGGGTCTGGCGCTGGCGCTGGTCACGCTGGCCGGCCTGCTGTCCGTCACCGGGGAGGCGGCCGAGGCGATGGCGGCACTGGAGGAGGCCCGTGGCCACGACGCGGCGGCCGGTGGCTTGGGGGACTCCCCCGTGCTGCTGGTCTTGTCGGGACAACTCCGTGCGCGCGGCGGAGACTTGTCCGGAGCACGGGCCGACCTGGAACAGGCGCGTGAGGTCGCTACGGGCCGACGGGACACGCAGCTGCTGCTGGCATCGCAGTATGCGATCGGTGAACTCGCCCGGCGTGCGGGTGACTTCGAGGATGCACTGAAGTGCCAGCAGGCGGCCGTGGAATCACTGCCGCAGTTGACCGCCGTCGGGACCGGCGCTGCGCAGCAGGTCCAGCTCTCGGCGCTGCTGCACACCAGCCTGGGGCGGATCCGGCTGCGGCGGGACGGCCCGCACCAGGCCCTCCGGTGGCACCTGCGGGCCCTGGAACTGGCTGCCGACTGTGACGACCACCCGGTCAGGGCCACGGCCTTGGAGGGGTTCGCCGAGTACTGCCTGGCGCGCGGCGAGGCCGAGCGGGCGGTGGCGGCACTCGGGGCCGCGCACGCACTGCGCGGGACGCACGACGCGGGTGACCCTGAGCTGCGGAGGCTGTTGGACGGCTGTGCCGCGGCGCTGGACGCGACCGCCTACACCGCCGCCTGGAACCGGGGCCGTGCACTGCCCCGGCCCGAGTCGCTCGCCGCCGGGTGA
- a CDS encoding alpha/beta hydrolase produces MIPVLPPGSPAARLRRPLPLSPSASRTTVRAQHTATARRSGRAAVVVAVLVAAALPASAGAATALPSAGTAAAVSTAGAPVPRLDWQACGAGFECSTARVPLDYRAPHGATIDVAVIKHPATDPAHRIGSLFYNPGGPGVPGTQALPAVLTLFPEQVRARFDLVSFDPRGIGASTLTRCFADGTAEQKFLADVPTGFPVGPQEEQTWTDAYARLGQECLRTNPDLLPHLSTANVARDMDLLRRAVGDAQLTYYGTSYGSYLGATYANLFPGQVRSMVLDSAMDPVAWSTGRGGQADRLGSFLRVGTDVAAERTLNAFLDQCGEAGPQACAFSAGDAAATRAKFATLLQRLRQRPAVLGHPPLTATFTYASTLESTQFQLYTAVALPGGLASGWAGLAGQLQQLWTASAGAASATPAPAAAPAAADSGAGAGEGDGAAPAVVSEPYQGQEQALGVMCADSANPRAASGYPAQAALAEARSGGIGRYFAWATEPCATWPVTDPDRYDGPWNRPTAHSVLVVANTGDPAWPYQGSRVMSQSLAHARLLTVDGYGHTVLTNPSSCAVAHEVDYLVDGTLPPPGTVCRPDQQPFAAAH; encoded by the coding sequence GGCCCGGCGCAGCGGCCGCGCCGCCGTGGTCGTTGCCGTACTGGTCGCAGCGGCCCTGCCGGCCTCCGCCGGAGCCGCGACCGCGCTGCCGTCCGCCGGGACGGCCGCGGCGGTCTCGACGGCCGGGGCGCCGGTGCCCCGGCTCGACTGGCAGGCGTGCGGCGCGGGCTTCGAATGCTCCACCGCTCGGGTGCCGCTGGACTACCGGGCACCGCACGGCGCCACGATCGACGTCGCGGTCATCAAGCATCCGGCGACCGACCCGGCGCACCGGATCGGGTCGCTGTTCTACAACCCGGGCGGCCCCGGTGTCCCGGGCACCCAGGCACTGCCCGCTGTCCTCACGCTCTTCCCCGAGCAGGTGCGCGCCCGGTTCGATCTCGTCAGCTTCGATCCGAGGGGCATCGGCGCGAGCACCCTGACGCGCTGCTTCGCCGACGGCACCGCCGAGCAGAAGTTCCTCGCCGACGTTCCGACGGGCTTTCCGGTGGGTCCGCAGGAGGAGCAGACCTGGACGGACGCCTACGCACGCCTGGGCCAGGAGTGCCTTCGGACCAACCCTGACCTGCTACCGCACCTGTCGACGGCGAACGTTGCCCGGGACATGGACCTACTGCGCCGCGCTGTGGGGGACGCCCAGCTCACCTACTACGGCACCTCCTACGGCAGCTACCTCGGCGCCACCTACGCCAACCTGTTCCCCGGCCAGGTCCGCTCGATGGTCCTGGACAGTGCCATGGACCCGGTGGCCTGGTCCACCGGCCGCGGCGGTCAGGCGGACCGGTTGGGCTCCTTCCTACGGGTCGGAACCGACGTGGCCGCGGAGCGCACCCTGAACGCCTTCCTCGACCAGTGCGGCGAGGCCGGCCCGCAGGCCTGTGCCTTCTCCGCCGGCGACGCGGCCGCGACCCGCGCCAAGTTCGCCACCCTGCTCCAGCGACTGCGGCAGCGGCCGGCCGTCCTCGGACACCCGCCTCTGACGGCCACCTTCACCTACGCGTCCACGCTGGAGAGCACACAGTTCCAGCTCTACACGGCGGTTGCGCTGCCGGGCGGTCTGGCGTCCGGCTGGGCCGGGCTCGCAGGGCAGCTCCAGCAGCTCTGGACGGCTTCCGCCGGCGCTGCCTCCGCCACTCCTGCTCCCGCCGCTGCCCCGGCCGCTGCTGACAGCGGTGCAGGTGCCGGTGAGGGTGACGGCGCCGCGCCCGCAGTGGTGTCCGAGCCCTACCAGGGGCAGGAGCAGGCCCTCGGAGTGATGTGTGCGGACAGCGCCAACCCGCGCGCCGCCTCCGGCTACCCTGCGCAGGCCGCGCTCGCCGAGGCCAGGTCCGGTGGCATCGGCCGGTACTTCGCCTGGGCGACGGAGCCCTGCGCCACCTGGCCGGTCACCGACCCCGACCGCTACGACGGCCCGTGGAACCGCCCGACCGCCCACTCGGTCCTGGTCGTCGCCAACACCGGGGATCCGGCCTGGCCCTACCAGGGCTCGCGGGTCATGTCCCAGTCCCTGGCGCACGCACGCCTGCTCACCGTCGACGGCTACGGCCACACCGTCCTCACCAATCCCAGCAGTTGTGCCGTCGCGCACGAGGTCGACTACCTCGTCGACGGCACCCTGCCCCCGCCCGGCACGGTCTGCCGGCCGGACCAGCAGCCCTTCGCCGCCGCCCACTGA